The Streptomyces cathayae DNA segment TCCCGCCGCTTGTGCACGATCGCCAGCGGCGCGCCCAGCCGGTCGCACCAGCGGTCCGCCACCCGCACCCGGCCCGCGTCCGGCGAGACCACGGTCAGCTTCTCCCGGTCCACCTTCGCGCCCACGTAGTCCGCGAGCAGCGGCAGCGCGAAGAGGTGGTCGACGGGACCGTCGAAGAAGCCCTGGATCTGATCCGTGTGCAGATCCACCGTCAGCACCCGGGTCGCGCCCGCCGTCTTCATCATGTCCGCGATCAGGCGCGCCGAGATCGGTTCACGGCCCCGGTGCTTCTTGTCCTGCCGCGCGTAACCGTAGAACGGCACGATGACCGTGATGGACCTGGCCGACGCGCGCTTCAACGCGTCGATCATGATCAACTGCTCCATGATCCACTTGTTGATCGGTGCCGTGTGGCTCTGGATCAGGAAGCAGTCGGCACCACGGGCCGACTCCTCGTATCGCACGTAGATCTCGCCATTGGCGAAGTCGAAGGCCTTCGTCGGGACGACCCCGACCCCCAGCTGGTGGGCGACCTCCTCGGCAAGCTCGGGGTGGGCGCGGCCGGAGAAGAACATCATCTTCTTCTGGCCGGTCGTCTTGATCCCGGTCACAGCACTTTCTCCTCAGAGGTTTCGCAGGTATCGCGGGGACTTGCGGGTTGCGCGGGGTTACACGGCTCGGTCACGAGCGGCCTCTCGGTCCGTACGCGAGGAGCCGTCTCGGCAGATGGGGTGTAGATGTGCATTTATCACGGTACGCCGAATCGGACGCGCCGCTCTCCGGTCACCCCTCCTCGGCCGACCCTCCCGAAGCGGCCTCCGCGGCCTTCGCGGAAGCACTCCCCGGACGCTTACGAGCCACCCAGCCCTCGATGTTCCGCTGCTGGCCACGGGCCACAGCCAGTGAACCGGGCGGCACATCCTTCGTGATCACAGAGCCGGCAGCCGTGTAAGCACCGTCCCCGACGGTGACAGGTGCCACAAACATGTTGTCCGACCCCGTCCTGCAGTGCGACCCGACCGTCGTGTGATGTTTGTCCTGTCCGTCGTAGTTCACGAACACACTCGCCGCACCGATGTTCGAGAAGTCGCCGATCGTGGCATCCCCCACGTACGACAGATGCGGAACCTTCGTCCCCTCACCGATCGACGCGTTCTTCGTCTCCACGTACGTACCGATCTTGCCCTTGCGCCCGAGCCGCGTCCCCGGACGCAGGTACGCATACGGCCCCACGGTCGCCTCCGGGCCGATCTCGGCACCCGCCGACACCGTGTTGTCCACCCGCGCGCCGGCCCCCACCCGGGTGTCCGTCAACCGCGCGTTCGGGCCCACCTCGCAGCCCTCGGCGAGATGCGTCGCCCCCTGCAACTGCGTCCCCGGATGCACGAGCACGTCCTGCTCGAACGTCACCGTCACATCCACCCACGTCGTCGCCGGATCGACCACCGTCACCCCGGCCAGCATGGCCTCCGTCAGCAACCGGTCGTTGAGGATCCGCCGCGCCTCGGCGAGCTGCACCCGGTTGTTGATCCCCGCGATCTCCCGGTGGTCACCCGCCACCGACGCACCCACCCGGTGCCCGGCCTCCCGCAGGATGCCCAGCACATCGGTCAGGTACTCCTCGCCCTGGCTGTTGTCCGTCCGCACCTTCCCCAGCGCGTCGGCCAGCAGCCGCCCGTCGAACGCGAACACCCCGGAGTTGATCTCCCGGATCGCCCGCTGCGTGTCGGTGGCGTCCTTGTGCTCCACGATCGCCGTCACGGCACCGGTGTCGTCCCGCACGATCCGGCCGTACCCGGTCGCGTCCGGCACCTCGGCCGTCAGCACGGTCACCGCGTTGCCGTCGGCGGAGTGCGTGGCCGACAGCTGCCGCAGCGTCCCACCGGTCAGCAGCGGGGTGTCGCCGCAGACGACCACCACGGTCCCCTCCACCGAACCGCCCAGCTCCTCCAGCCCCATCCGCACGGCGTGCCCGGTGCCGTTCTGCTCCGCCTGGACGGCGGTGCGGACGGCGGGGGAGACCTCGGCGAGGTGCGCGGCCACCTGCTCGCGGGCGTGGCCCACGACGACGACCAGGTTCTCCGGCTCCAGCTCACCGGCGGCGGCGAGCACATGGCCCACCAGGGAACGGCCGCAGATGTCGTGCAGGACCTTCGGAGTGGCCGACTTCATACGGGTGCCCTCACCCGCTGCGAGAACGACGACGGCTGCCGGGCGGTTGGCGCTCACAAGGATGCCCTTCGGCTGTAAGGGGGTGGGGGTGACAACCGCAGGATACCGGGGGTGTTCGAGGAGGGTACGAGTGTGGGTCCTGACCGGGGGTTGGCCGGTCAGGACCCACACTGAGGACGCTGTTGCTGTGGGCTCCCGGAGAAGGATTCGAACCCTCATTCAACGGACCAAAACCGTTTGTCCTGCCTTTAGACGATCCGGGATAATCTGTACGCTATGTCCGATTCGGGTGATCGGCTTCGCGTGCCGCTCCTACTATGCCGTACCAGGCGCCTTCCACGCGACGATACAAGTCGGCTCCTCCGAGTACGCGGATGACCAAGCAGCCTTTGTAGGCCTCTGCGGTGTTCTTTCGGTTCGTCTTCGGGTTGTGCCGCTTGATGGTCGCCTTCTGGAAGTCGGCAGCGTCCACGCCTGCGAGGTCGGCCCAGAACGCTTCTGCCGTTGTCGTGTCCGCCGACTCATGGATGCTCACCCGGAAGCGCAGGCGCTCGCGCTCCACGCCCAGTACGTCGAGCCAGCGCAGGTAGAAGCGGATGACGTTCGGATCGCTGTTGACGAACTGCAGTCTCTCGCAGCGTCGGTACGGCTTGTCCTTGGTGCCCTCTGCCCAGTAAAGGGCGACGCCGGCCAGAAGCACCTCCCGGTCGCTCATGTCGCCGATCTCTGCCATGGCTGTGGCTTTGGTCTGCTGTCGTTCCTCCTCGCGCACTCGCAGTTTCGCCTCCCAGCCTCGCCGTGCGATCGCCGCCGCCTCTTCGGAGCTCCGCTTGCGCTCCGGCTTCGGCAGGTCCCGTACCCACAGTGAGATCGAACCCTTGGAGCAGCCCAGCTCCACCTGGATCCGGTCGTACGTCCAGCCCTGGAGTCGGAGCTCCCTCGCCTTGGCCCGTAGGTCGTCCTTCGCGTTCGGGCGCTTCGTCCACTCCGGGGGCGGCTCGCCCTCCAGGAGGCGGTTGAGGATGTCGTTGTTGTCGACGTGGAGTCGGTCGCGGATCTGGCGTCGGCTCAGTCCCGCCCGCCGCAGCGCCACCGCCTGCTCCCGCAGTCCCTCGAAGTCGGCGTACTTGCCCGGTGCATGTGTCATACGCATACCGTCCGGGCGGAATGCGGGCTTCCGGGATCGAACGGTGTGCGATTCAGCAGTTCGAGTGATTTCGGCCCGTATCGCATCCGAACGGTCACGGATCGTGAGGGAGTGCGGTCGGGGAAACTGCCCGGAAAACCGGCACCTCGCGCCCGTAGGCTGGAGGGCATGACCACGACGGGGGAAGACCACGGGGCGGCCGGCGGAGGGCCGTGGTGGTGGGGAAGGCGGCGGAGTGCCGCGCTGGATGTGAGCCTTGCGGCGGTGTCCGCGCTGGAGTGCGGGCTGGAGGGGATCCCGTTCGCGCGGGACGCGGGGATCCCGGTGGCCGCGGGGGTGCTCTTCGGGCTGCTGGTGGGTTCCGTGCTGGTGGTGCGGCGGCACTGGCCGATCGCCGTGGTGCTGGTGGTGATCGCCGTCACGCCGGCCCAGATGGGCTTTCTGATGGGGCTGGTCGGCCTGTACACGCTGGCCGCGTCGGAGTTGCCGCGCCGGATCATCGGGTCGCTGGCGGGGATGTCGCTGGTGGGGACGCTCATCGTGACGTTCGTGCGGGTGCAGCAGGACATGGCGCGCGGGGAGCTGACCCTGGGGGACTGGTTCGTTCCGTTCGCGTCGATCACGACGTCGCTGGGGCTGACCGCGCCGCCGGTGCTGCTGGGGCTGTACGTGGGGGCGCGGCGGCGGTTGATGGAGAGCCTGCGGGAGCGGGCGGACAGTCTGGAGCGGGAGCTCCAGTTGTTGGCGGAGCGGGCCGAGGAGCGGGCCGAGTGGGCGCGTGACGAGGAGCGGAGGCGGATCGCGCGGGAGATGCATGACGTGGTCGCGCACCGGGTGAGTCTGATGGTGGTGCATGCGGCGGCGTTGCAGGCGGTGGCGCGGAAGGATCCGGAGAAGGCGGTGAAGAACGCCGCGCTGGTGGGGGACATGGGCCGGCAGGCGTTGACGGAGTTGCGGGAGATGCTCGGGGTGCTGCGGTCCGGCGGGAGCGGCGGGGGCCGGGGCGCGGGGGATGCGGTGCCGTTGGTGGCGGTGGGTGTGGCGGCGGCCGCGGCCGCGTCGCGGGCGGTGGACGAGGCGCGGGGTGCGGGGGGTGAAGGGCCGAGGCTGGTGGAGATCGGCGAGTTGGTGGAGCAGTCGGCGGCTGCGGGGGTGGTGGTGGATCTGTCGGTGGAGGGCGAGGGCCGGCCGTATGCGGGGGAGGTGGAGTCGACGGCGTACCGGGTGGTGCAGGAGGCGTTGACGAACGTCCACAAGCACGCGCCGGGGGCGAAGACGTATGTGCGGCTCGCGCATCGGGTGGCGGAGATCGCGATGCAGGTGGAGAACGAGCCGCCGCCGGAGGCGGGGGCGTCGGCGCGGTTGCCGTCGGGTGGGAACGGTCTGGTGGGGATGAAGGAGCGGGTGTCCGCGTTGGGCGGGGTGTTCGTGTCGGGGCCGACGGATGCGGGGGGCTTCCGGGTGTCGGCGGTGATTCCGGCGTCGTAGCCGGGGCCGGAGCAGGGCCGGAGCGGGAGCTGGGCCGGGGCCGGGTGCGTGGGCCTGGAGGTGAGGGTGAGGTCAGCCGGTGGTGAGGCGGGCGGGCCGGGTGCCGGTGACGAGGGCGGTGAGGGCCTGGTCGATGTGGTGGCCGAGGTACCAGTCGCCGGTGTGGTCGAGGGCGTAGACGCGGCCCTGGGTGTCGATGGCGATGAGGGTGTGGGTGTCGGTTTCGGCGCCGATGGGGCAGACCTCGGTGTCGAGGGCGCGGCCGAGGTCGCCGAGGGTGCGGGCCAGGTGGAGGCCGTGCAGGGGGTCGAGGTGGAGGGTGGCGGGGGCGAGTTGGCGGCCGGTGCCGGCGGGGGTGATGCGGAGGCCGCCGAATTCGGCCCAGACTTCGGCGGCGGAGGGGAGGACGGAGTGACGGTGTCCGGCGGGTGAGGTGTGGTCGCGCAGGGTGTCGGCCCAGATCTCGGCTTGGTTGATGTCCCAGCGGCCTGGTTTCCAGCCGGCGGTGCGCAGGGTGGTGTCGACGGGGGCGGGGAAGCGGGGTGAGGTCCCTCCGGGCTCGGGTGGGGCCGGGCGGTGGGGGGCGGGGGTGCGGTCGGTGTGCATCTGCCGTTCGTTCGTCGTCGGGGTGGTGGTGGCCGGTCGGTGCCGGGGAGGGGGGAGGGGGGAGGGGGGCGGGGGTTATCCGGGGTCGACGACGCGGACGCCGAAGTGGGCGGTGAGGGCGGTGCAGGCGCGGCAGGGGGTGGCGAAGCTTCCGTGGAGGGGGTCGCCGTCCTCGCGGATGTGGCGGGCGGTGAGTTTGCCCTGCTTGAGCGCTCTGCGTGCTTCGCCGTTGGTCATGGGTTTGCGTGCGGCGCGCTTGCTGCGGGCGTTGTCGGCGGCGGTGATGTGCCGGGAGATGAGGATGGTCTCGGCGCAGCGGCCGGTGAAGCGGTCGCGTTGGCCGCTGGTGAGGGTGTCGAGGAAGTCCTGGACGAGGGGGTGCAGGTCGGGGGGTGTGTCACCGCGGGCGGCGGTCCCGGTGAGGATGGTGCCGCGGATGGAGAGGGCGGCGGCGATGGTGGGCAGGATGCCGTCGCGGCGGTGGTGGAGGAGGGGGGTGTGGGCGGCGTCGGCGGCGCTCCAGTCGACGCGGGGGTCGCCGGTGCGGGGGTCGCCGGTGCGACCGGTGTGGGCCCCCTGGTGGGTCCCTGTGTGCGTCATATTCATGATCGTCTTTTCCTCCCGCGCATCCCCCGGAAGGTCACAGGGTGCCAAATGGCGTGGCTGATGGGGAAGCTGGGGCGAGGTGACACGCCCAGGTTCGGGCTGACCGTCACGGGAGGGTGACGGTTGGTCACGGAGGCGGGGGAGTGAGCGGCCGGTGCCCGGTGACCGGTGCCGCCGTACCGCATAGGCTGTCGGCACCGTGATTCCTGCGGTGATCCGTGCGGAGGGCGTGCGGGGAGCCGGTGGGGATGCGGCGGTAAGCAGTCGAAACAGACGTGACAGTCGAATACGTTCCGTAACGGTCCGAGGGTGGGCGGTGCGGGGCGTACAGAGTGCCGCAGGGGGCAACCGCCATGACGACAGGTCGGCTCGGGCTGGGGGCACCTCCCGGCCGCCAGGCTGGGGGAAAAACCGTGCCGCCGAACGCGGC contains these protein-coding regions:
- a CDS encoding ribose-phosphate diphosphokinase codes for the protein MTGIKTTGQKKMMFFSGRAHPELAEEVAHQLGVGVVPTKAFDFANGEIYVRYEESARGADCFLIQSHTAPINKWIMEQLIMIDALKRASARSITVIVPFYGYARQDKKHRGREPISARLIADMMKTAGATRVLTVDLHTDQIQGFFDGPVDHLFALPLLADYVGAKVDREKLTVVSPDAGRVRVADRWCDRLGAPLAIVHKRRDKDVANQVTVHEVVGEVKGRVCVLVDDMIDTGGTICAAADALFAHGAEDVIVTATHGVLSGPAADRLKNSRVSEFVFTDTLPTPHELAADLDKIKVLSIAPTIARAVREVFEDGSVTSLFDEQ
- the glmU gene encoding bifunctional UDP-N-acetylglucosamine diphosphorylase/glucosamine-1-phosphate N-acetyltransferase GlmU, giving the protein MSANRPAAVVVLAAGEGTRMKSATPKVLHDICGRSLVGHVLAAAGELEPENLVVVVGHAREQVAAHLAEVSPAVRTAVQAEQNGTGHAVRMGLEELGGSVEGTVVVVCGDTPLLTGGTLRQLSATHSADGNAVTVLTAEVPDATGYGRIVRDDTGAVTAIVEHKDATDTQRAIREINSGVFAFDGRLLADALGKVRTDNSQGEEYLTDVLGILREAGHRVGASVAGDHREIAGINNRVQLAEARRILNDRLLTEAMLAGVTVVDPATTWVDVTVTFEQDVLVHPGTQLQGATHLAEGCEVGPNARLTDTRVGAGARVDNTVSAGAEIGPEATVGPYAYLRPGTRLGRKGKIGTYVETKNASIGEGTKVPHLSYVGDATIGDFSNIGAASVFVNYDGQDKHHTTVGSHCRTGSDNMFVAPVTVGDGAYTAAGSVITKDVPPGSLAVARGQQRNIEGWVARKRPGSASAKAAEAASGGSAEEG
- a CDS encoding sensor histidine kinase; this encodes MTTTGEDHGAAGGGPWWWGRRRSAALDVSLAAVSALECGLEGIPFARDAGIPVAAGVLFGLLVGSVLVVRRHWPIAVVLVVIAVTPAQMGFLMGLVGLYTLAASELPRRIIGSLAGMSLVGTLIVTFVRVQQDMARGELTLGDWFVPFASITTSLGLTAPPVLLGLYVGARRRLMESLRERADSLERELQLLAERAEERAEWARDEERRRIAREMHDVVAHRVSLMVVHAAALQAVARKDPEKAVKNAALVGDMGRQALTELREMLGVLRSGGSGGGRGAGDAVPLVAVGVAAAAAASRAVDEARGAGGEGPRLVEIGELVEQSAAAGVVVDLSVEGEGRPYAGEVESTAYRVVQEALTNVHKHAPGAKTYVRLAHRVAEIAMQVENEPPPEAGASARLPSGGNGLVGMKERVSALGGVFVSGPTDAGGFRVSAVIPAS
- a CDS encoding SUKH-3 domain-containing protein is translated as MHTDRTPAPHRPAPPEPGGTSPRFPAPVDTTLRTAGWKPGRWDINQAEIWADTLRDHTSPAGHRHSVLPSAAEVWAEFGGLRITPAGTGRQLAPATLHLDPLHGLHLARTLGDLGRALDTEVCPIGAETDTHTLIAIDTQGRVYALDHTGDWYLGHHIDQALTALVTGTRPARLTTG
- a CDS encoding YwqJ-related putative deaminase → MNMTHTGTHQGAHTGRTGDPRTGDPRVDWSAADAAHTPLLHHRRDGILPTIAAALSIRGTILTGTAARGDTPPDLHPLVQDFLDTLTSGQRDRFTGRCAETILISRHITAADNARSKRAARKPMTNGEARRALKQGKLTARHIREDGDPLHGSFATPCRACTALTAHFGVRVVDPG